A stretch of Chloroflexota bacterium DNA encodes these proteins:
- a CDS encoding GNAT family N-acetyltransferase, with translation MDIEIQPASLSDKPILRNLLELCQHDYSEFDSADVDEHGLFGYNYLDNYWTEPGRHPFLVRVSGKLAGFVLVRLLDSADNQPTYSMAEFFILRKYRRLGVGREVARRIFDKFQGKWSVAQEDGNRPAQAFWRKVIAEYTNEDYEEVQRQDDEWRGPIQMFNPRETARH, from the coding sequence GTGGACATTGAGATACAACCAGCTTCTCTGAGCGACAAGCCCATCCTTCGCAATCTGCTGGAACTGTGCCAGCACGATTACAGCGAATTTGATAGCGCTGACGTGGATGAGCACGGGCTTTTTGGTTACAACTACCTCGACAATTATTGGACGGAGCCTGGCCGCCACCCATTCCTGGTGAGAGTGTCGGGCAAGCTGGCCGGGTTTGTGCTAGTCCGGCTTCTGGACTCGGCTGACAACCAACCCACTTACTCAATGGCCGAATTCTTCATCTTGAGAAAGTATCGCCGGCTTGGAGTGGGCCGCGAAGTAGCTCGTCGTATCTTCGACAAGTTTCAGGGCAAGTGGAGTGTGGCGCAGGAAGACGGCAATCGTCCAGCGCAAGCCTTTTGGCGGAAAGTGATCGCCGAGTACACAAACGAAGATTATGAAGAAGTCCAACGGCAGGATGATGAGTGGCGGGGGCCAATCCAGATGTTCAATCCAAGAGAGACGGCACGCCATTAG
- a CDS encoding DUF4111 domain-containing protein has product MSSSATHPTPHPDINAVLSALLSGAQMILGERFIGLYLCGSLVSGDFNPQTSDIDFVVVTADELPGDVVSALKAMHTRLAASGLKGAARLEGDYIPLLALRRYDPRRASYPHLGVDGHFDVEHHGSDSVIQRHTLREQGVGIAGSSLQTLIDPVEPNDLRQAALELLREWWLPQLHHPFRLRSSEYQAYAVLTMCRALYTLQHATIVSKPVAARWAQEALDERWAELIGQALAWRPDAQSDNLIETLDFIRHMLERSQQFEALIYEQTR; this is encoded by the coding sequence GTGTCATCCTCTGCTACCCATCCCACGCCGCACCCAGACATCAACGCTGTCCTGAGCGCATTGTTATCAGGCGCGCAAATGATTTTGGGAGAACGTTTTATCGGCCTGTATCTTTGCGGCTCGCTTGTCAGCGGTGATTTCAATCCTCAGACAAGCGACATTGATTTTGTCGTCGTCACCGCCGACGAGCTTCCGGGCGATGTGGTTTCGGCTTTGAAAGCGATGCACACCCGCCTCGCAGCCAGCGGCCTGAAGGGGGCGGCGAGATTAGAAGGCGACTACATTCCGCTGTTGGCGCTCCGCCGCTACGATCCACGGCGGGCAAGTTACCCGCATCTTGGCGTGGACGGGCATTTTGACGTGGAACATCATGGGAGCGATTCGGTCATTCAACGCCACACCCTTCGAGAACAGGGAGTCGGGATAGCCGGCTCATCCCTACAAACCTTGATTGATCCGGTTGAACCGAATGACTTACGGCAGGCCGCGCTGGAGTTGCTGCGCGAGTGGTGGTTACCACAACTCCATCACCCCTTTCGGTTGCGCAGTAGCGAGTATCAAGCCTATGCTGTTCTCACAATGTGCCGGGCGCTCTACACACTACAACATGCAACAATCGTCTCAAAGCCGGTCGCGGCGCGGTGGGCGCAGGAAGCGCTTGATGAGCGTTGGGCAGAGCTAATTGGGCAAGCCTTGGCATGGCGGCCCGACGCGCAATCGGACAATTTGATTGAAACGCTGGACTTTATCAGGCATATGCTTGAACGCAGTCAGCAGTTTGAGGCGCTCATTTATGAACAAACTCGCTAA
- a CDS encoding cyclic nucleotide-binding domain-containing protein: MKSPLVLAESVELLSVVFPGLAGQDYAELVERGEIRDYPADTVLCQEGRIEDVFYVIISGSVEVAKAMSPTDRRVLNRLGRHEFFGEMALVHSVPRVATVRTLEPTTVLEIYRKPFEAVLYRSPAMAVTVVREVVGRLRNNDQMTIGELRMKNEELAAAYRELSEQERLRTEFLTTISHELRTPLTSAKGYLQLIQTGVLKGEHLNGAFDIVGHNLDLITTLVNDILFLHEMEEIVPHFENLDLNAVVTHVVSANQQKAAANKVKLAIGLDPNLPSIQGSVESLSRVFNALLDNAIKFSPNGGEVQVNITQQGMVACVAVIDQGVGIPQEHMPKIFNKYFHLDEMDGHRFGGVGLGLAIAKHLVERHGGKIEVGSEVGIGTAFRVNLPIG, from the coding sequence ATGAAATCACCTCTCGTTCTCGCCGAATCCGTTGAGCTGTTGAGCGTGGTCTTTCCCGGCCTGGCCGGGCAGGATTATGCCGAACTGGTGGAGCGCGGCGAAATTCGCGACTACCCGGCAGACACGGTGCTGTGCCAGGAAGGCCGGATCGAGGACGTGTTCTACGTCATCATCTCCGGCTCGGTGGAAGTGGCCAAGGCCATGAGTCCCACCGACCGCCGGGTGCTGAACCGGTTGGGCCGCCACGAATTCTTCGGCGAGATGGCGCTCGTTCACAGCGTGCCCCGCGTGGCCACCGTGCGTACCCTCGAACCCACAACTGTTCTGGAAATTTACCGCAAGCCATTCGAGGCTGTGCTTTACCGTAGCCCGGCCATGGCCGTGACGGTGGTGCGCGAAGTCGTCGGGCGCTTGCGCAACAACGACCAGATGACGATCGGCGAACTGCGGATGAAGAACGAAGAGCTGGCCGCCGCTTACCGTGAGCTAAGCGAGCAGGAACGGCTCCGCACCGAGTTTCTGACCACCATCTCTCACGAGCTACGCACGCCGCTGACGTCGGCCAAAGGCTACCTGCAATTGATCCAGACCGGGGTGTTGAAGGGCGAGCACCTCAACGGCGCGTTCGACATCGTGGGCCACAATCTTGATCTCATCACCACTCTCGTCAACGACATCTTGTTCCTGCACGAAATGGAAGAGATCGTGCCGCACTTTGAGAATCTGGATTTGAACGCGGTAGTGACTCACGTGGTGAGCGCCAACCAGCAAAAGGCCGCCGCCAACAAGGTCAAGCTCGCCATCGGCCTCGACCCCAACTTGCCTTCCATTCAAGGCAGTGTCGAGAGTCTCTCACGGGTGTTCAATGCCCTGCTCGACAACGCCATCAAGTTCAGCCCGAACGGCGGCGAAGTGCAGGTCAACATCACCCAGCAGGGAATGGTGGCCTGTGTTGCGGTGATCGATCAAGGCGTGGGCATTCCCCAAGAGCACATGCCCAAAATCTTCAATAAGTATTTTCATTTGGACGAGATGGACGGCCACCGCTTTGGCGGCGTAGGGCTGGGACTGGCGATTGCCAAGCACCTTGTCGAGCGGCACGGCGGCAAGATTGAGGTGGGGAGCGAAGTGGGAATCGGGACGGCGTTTCGGGTGAATTTGCCGATTGGGTAG
- the rsmD gene encoding 16S rRNA (guanine(966)-N(2))-methyltransferase RsmD — MSGIRVIAGAAKGRRLKLVPGDSTRPVMDRVKQAAFNIIGGGIVGSAFLDLFGGTGSVGIEALSRGAAQAMFIDSDKLAIKTIKENLDIVGFTGQSRVLRGDALEYLKSTPLTSFDYIYIAPPQYQELWVKALALVDAQPDWLNPDGWAVVQIDPVEYVEKNLTHLALVDQRKYGSTMICIYERPGS; from the coding sequence ATGTCTGGTATTCGGGTAATCGCCGGCGCGGCCAAAGGCCGGCGGCTCAAACTGGTTCCGGGTGACAGCACGCGCCCGGTGATGGATCGAGTCAAGCAGGCGGCCTTCAACATCATCGGCGGCGGCATCGTCGGGTCGGCGTTTCTCGATCTGTTCGGCGGCACGGGCAGTGTCGGCATCGAAGCCCTCAGCCGGGGCGCGGCGCAAGCCATGTTTATTGACTCGGACAAGTTAGCCATCAAAACGATCAAAGAGAATTTAGACATCGTCGGCTTCACCGGGCAGAGCCGGGTGCTACGGGGCGACGCGCTGGAATACCTCAAATCAACGCCGCTTACGTCATTCGACTACATCTACATCGCCCCGCCTCAGTATCAGGAGCTTTGGGTGAAGGCCCTGGCCCTGGTTGACGCCCAGCCCGACTGGCTTAACCCGGACGGTTGGGCCGTCGTTCAGATTGACCCGGTGGAGTACGTGGAGAAGAATTTGACCCACCTGGCGCTGGTGGATCAACGCAAATATGGGAGTACAATGATCTGCATCTACGAACGCCCGGGCAGTTGA
- a CDS encoding CDP-alcohol phosphatidyltransferase family protein: MDKVPPQATFLDLSDYARPAALWLVRTLLATPITSIHLTLAFTIVGLAAALLFALDRWLPLAGALLLLKSMLDAADGSLARARQKPSRVGRFLDSVCDFVVMVAVFGGIAAGQQLRTGEIGRFAWLLAALAVLFATLQGSVFSYYYVRYRAQTGGDQTSNVDESASGGYAGDNPTALKILHTLYRLVYSWQDALMDRLDRLVAPKAAQLRPAFLTATTVLGLGSQLLIIAVCAVFGQPVIALWSFVTVFNLYWLALLAVRRFAS; this comes from the coding sequence ATGGACAAAGTCCCGCCTCAGGCGACGTTTCTGGACTTGAGCGACTACGCCCGGCCGGCCGCGTTGTGGTTGGTGCGGACTCTGCTTGCCACGCCGATCACCTCCATTCACCTGACCCTGGCTTTCACCATCGTCGGTCTGGCCGCGGCCCTTTTGTTTGCGCTGGATCGCTGGTTGCCGCTGGCTGGGGCACTCCTGCTCCTCAAAAGCATGTTGGACGCCGCCGACGGCTCGCTGGCCCGCGCCCGGCAAAAGCCTTCGCGTGTTGGCCGCTTCCTGGACTCGGTGTGTGATTTCGTGGTGATGGTCGCCGTGTTTGGCGGCATTGCCGCCGGCCAACAACTGCGGACTGGTGAGATTGGCCGCTTCGCGTGGTTATTGGCGGCGCTGGCCGTTCTCTTTGCCACTTTGCAAGGCTCGGTCTTTAGTTACTACTACGTTCGCTACCGCGCCCAGACCGGCGGCGACCAGACCAGCAACGTGGACGAGAGCGCAAGCGGCGGCTATGCCGGCGACAACCCGACCGCGCTGAAAATTTTGCATACCCTCTATCGCCTCGTTTACAGTTGGCAGGATGCGCTGATGGATCGCCTGGATCGCCTCGTCGCGCCGAAAGCCGCTCAACTCAGGCCGGCATTTCTCACCGCCACCACCGTGCTGGGCTTAGGCTCACAACTTTTGATCATCGCCGTCTGCGCCGTGTTCGGCCAGCCGGTCATTGCCTTATGGTCGTTCGTCACCGTTTTCAACCTCTACTGGCTGGCTTTGCTCGCCGTTCGCCGTTTCGCCTCATGA
- a CDS encoding 6-carboxytetrahydropterin synthase has protein sequence MKTVACKRFEFSAARELADRMQGHNFSLWVGVAGPVQADTGMVINMADLKDIVTNVLDHYDHRHLNTQLSVEPTTPNIARSLWNDLSSRLQLDSVELAEEDGEAATVTETAVTAILHGTFAAAHRTHAPRLSDEENLALYGICDNPAGHGHNYRAQLFLPPGQTVDRTVWAEFDHKNLSVDIPDLAGRNVVTEAVAELLARRVPQAGRVRVYETPEFFAEYHRGDANYRLGRRYRFNAAHRLHSPALSAEENQRLYGKCNRPEPHGHSYVVEIVIKSPLDPQTEAAYDLGALDKTAVGILGELDYTWLDADVPAFRDRPSTGENIACRLWEQFRAALDCEVESARLWETPNNQFRVVS, from the coding sequence ATGAAAACCGTTGCCTGCAAACGCTTTGAATTTTCGGCGGCGCGTGAACTTGCGGACCGAATGCAAGGCCACAACTTCAGCCTGTGGGTCGGTGTCGCCGGCCCGGTGCAAGCCGACACCGGCATGGTCATCAACATGGCTGACTTGAAGGATATTGTGACTAATGTGCTCGACCACTATGATCACCGCCATCTCAACACTCAACTCAGCGTTGAGCCGACGACGCCGAACATCGCCCGGTCACTGTGGAACGACCTTTCTTCCCGTTTGCAACTTGACTCTGTTGAGCTGGCCGAAGAGGACGGGGAAGCCGCTACTGTTACAGAAACGGCTGTAACCGCGATCCTTCACGGCACGTTCGCGGCGGCTCATCGCACCCACGCGCCGCGTTTGAGCGACGAAGAAAATTTGGCTCTTTATGGAATCTGCGACAACCCGGCGGGGCATGGGCACAACTACCGGGCGCAACTTTTTCTGCCGCCCGGCCAAACCGTAGATCGAACGGTGTGGGCTGAGTTCGATCACAAAAACTTGTCGGTAGACATTCCCGATCTGGCGGGCCGTAACGTCGTCACCGAAGCTGTGGCCGAACTGCTCGCCCGCCGTGTGCCTCAGGCTGGCCGAGTGCGCGTGTATGAAACGCCGGAGTTCTTTGCCGAGTATCATCGCGGCGACGCCAACTACCGGCTGGGGCGGCGCTACCGTTTCAACGCCGCCCACCGCCTGCACAGCCCGGCCCTTTCGGCTGAAGAGAATCAGCGGCTTTACGGCAAGTGCAACCGCCCCGAGCCGCACGGCCACAGCTACGTCGTCGAAATCGTCATTAAGAGTCCGCTCGACCCGCAAACTGAGGCGGCTTATGATCTGGGCGCGCTAGACAAAACGGCAGTAGGCATTCTGGGTGAACTGGACTATACCTGGTTGGACGCTGACGTGCCTGCGTTTCGAGATCGGCCCAGCACAGGCGAGAATATTGCTTGCCGCTTGTGGGAGCAATTTAGGGCGGCGCTGGATTGTGAAGTGGAGTCGGCGCGGTTGTGGGAGACGCCGAACAACCAGTTCCGGGTTGTCTCGTAG
- the folE gene encoding GTP cyclohydrolase I FolE, whose protein sequence is MHYTKLQEAVKEILVGVGEDPEREGLVNTPLRVRKMYEELLAGYHIDPATLINGALFNVEYDEMVVVRDIEFYSLCEHHMLPFFGHAHVAYIPKGKIIGLSKIPRIVDMFAKRLQVQERMTRQIAELLEEVLDPQGVAVTIEATHLCSVMRGVKKANSRMVTSAMCGEFKNNPKTRTEFLEHIHRPVARDL, encoded by the coding sequence ATGCACTACACAAAATTACAGGAAGCGGTCAAAGAAATTCTGGTTGGCGTTGGAGAAGACCCGGAGCGCGAAGGGCTGGTGAACACGCCTCTGCGGGTGCGTAAAATGTACGAGGAACTGCTCGCCGGTTACCACATTGACCCTGCGACCCTGATCAACGGCGCTTTGTTCAACGTCGAATATGACGAAATGGTAGTGGTGCGCGACATCGAGTTTTACAGCCTGTGCGAGCATCACATGCTCCCGTTTTTCGGCCATGCTCACGTGGCTTACATTCCCAAAGGCAAGATCATTGGCCTGTCGAAAATTCCGCGCATCGTAGACATGTTTGCTAAACGTCTGCAAGTGCAGGAACGTATGACGCGCCAGATCGCCGAATTATTGGAAGAGGTGCTCGATCCGCAGGGGGTGGCGGTGACCATCGAGGCCACCCATTTGTGTTCGGTGATGCGCGGCGTAAAGAAAGCCAACTCGCGCATGGTAACCAGCGCCATGTGCGGCGAGTTCAAGAATAACCCCAAGACTCGCACCGAGTTTCTGGAGCACATACATCGCCCGGTCGCCAGAGATTTGTAA
- a CDS encoding 4a-hydroxytetrahydrobiopterin dehydratase, whose translation MTLFTVDEIKASLADLPGWEVRDGLLTKTFTVKSFAHAVLFIGAIGQLAEAVNHHPDLNLHGYNKLTVNLSTHSAGGLTNKDFDLAEQIEKLPHKPLK comes from the coding sequence ATGACTCTCTTTACCGTTGACGAAATCAAGGCCAGCCTGGCAGACTTGCCGGGCTGGGAAGTGCGCGACGGACTGTTGACCAAGACTTTCACCGTCAAGTCGTTTGCCCATGCTGTGTTATTTATTGGCGCTATCGGCCAGTTGGCCGAAGCCGTCAACCATCACCCCGACCTGAACCTGCACGGTTACAACAAGCTGACGGTCAACCTTTCGACTCATAGCGCCGGCGGGCTGACGAACAAGGATTTTGATCTGGCAGAACAAATTGAGAAGTTGCCGCACAAGCCGTTGAAATGA
- a CDS encoding SDR family oxidoreductase translates to MKTAIITGGGSGIGFAIARSLAKEKFRVGLIGRRGVAVEAASQAINRSGGDSWWGAVDVRDEAAVSAFVESAVAQYGKIDLLVNNAGVFKMRPIEETTVEFWDETLDINLKGAFIFSKAVWPHISGGQIINISSVAGIQAFPGNAAYCASKFGLNGLSEVLALEGKARNIRVHLVCPGNTQTQSWDDQAPAEVQARMMPPEAVAEVVRWLAVSPPEVTFDKVAVNPARDPWR, encoded by the coding sequence ATGAAAACAGCCATTATCACCGGCGGCGGGTCGGGCATTGGGTTTGCAATTGCCCGGTCGCTGGCGAAAGAAAAATTTCGGGTCGGGTTAATTGGCCGGCGGGGAGTGGCGGTAGAGGCGGCTTCCCAGGCGATCAACCGGTCGGGGGGCGACTCCTGGTGGGGGGCCGTTGACGTTCGCGATGAGGCGGCGGTGTCGGCGTTCGTCGAGTCGGCTGTCGCTCAGTACGGCAAGATCGATCTGCTGGTCAACAACGCGGGCGTGTTTAAGATGAGGCCAATCGAAGAGACGACGGTTGAATTTTGGGATGAGACTTTGGACATCAACCTCAAAGGTGCATTCATTTTCTCAAAGGCCGTGTGGCCGCACATCTCCGGCGGGCAAATCATCAATATCAGTTCGGTGGCCGGGATTCAAGCATTTCCGGGTAACGCCGCTTACTGCGCCTCAAAGTTTGGGCTCAACGGTTTAAGCGAAGTGCTGGCGCTGGAGGGCAAGGCGCGAAACATTCGCGTTCACCTGGTTTGCCCCGGCAACACCCAAACGCAGTCGTGGGACGACCAGGCTCCGGCAGAAGTGCAGGCGCGGATGATGCCGCCCGAAGCAGTGGCCGAGGTGGTGCGCTGGCTGGCCGTCAGCCCGCCCGAAGTGACGTTTGACAAAGTGGCGGTAAACCCGGCGCGCGATCCCTGGCGCTAG